Proteins encoded within one genomic window of Thermoanaerobaculia bacterium:
- a CDS encoding adenylate/guanylate cyclase domain-containing protein: protein MLTLHVSGPNLQRKVAVSRSPFNIGRSQFNDLVLPDFSVSRKHARIVQQGQDFMMEDLGSTNGIVVREQPMQSVKLEDAMELVLGGYTLKVELPREDFSTTYVKSIKEFEEEFKIDVSTKMKTAGETTGEKRREKMLDILVQMARTLLTARDLNEVMAKIMDSIFDILPCDRGFIMLQRNGELEPCFIKDRANELTSETLPISTTILNMVTKQHLSVITHDASTDERFEEGLSIRLHNIRSAMCAPLWSQDRVLGAVYVDSSIKAGMFTAKDLDVLTALANFAAVAIEQSLLQEKFAEEQRIKEKLARYHSPSIVNAVISGDKRTGSMAVPSSSVDISVLFADLVGFTRTVSEMDAEKLIPFLNEFFTLSTEVIFRHDGTLDKFIGDAVMAFFGAPVPNPNHADTACAAALDLMRTFDQWAGDCVKRGLPEVGLRIGISSGLAIVGDVGSEKRLDYTALGHTVNVASRLEETVAQTNEIVISDITVGKLTASFPLKEAGEVSVKGVSKPIKIYRLVW, encoded by the coding sequence ATGCTGACGCTGCACGTAAGTGGCCCCAACCTTCAGCGTAAGGTTGCGGTGTCTCGATCTCCCTTCAACATTGGTCGGTCCCAGTTTAACGACCTTGTTCTTCCCGACTTTTCAGTTTCCCGAAAACATGCACGGATCGTCCAGCAGGGCCAGGACTTCATGATGGAGGACCTGGGATCCACCAACGGCATCGTTGTCAGAGAACAACCCATGCAGAGCGTAAAGCTGGAAGACGCCATGGAGCTGGTCCTGGGTGGGTATACGCTAAAGGTGGAGCTCCCCCGGGAGGACTTTTCCACGACCTACGTCAAGTCCATTAAGGAATTCGAGGAAGAGTTCAAGATTGACGTCAGCACGAAGATGAAGACGGCGGGAGAGACGACAGGAGAGAAGCGAAGGGAGAAAATGCTGGACATCCTGGTCCAGATGGCCCGAACCCTTCTAACGGCCAGGGATCTCAACGAGGTCATGGCAAAGATCATGGACTCGATCTTCGACATCCTCCCCTGTGACCGCGGCTTTATCATGCTTCAGCGTAATGGGGAGCTGGAGCCCTGTTTCATAAAAGATCGGGCTAATGAACTCACCAGTGAAACCCTGCCCATCTCCACAACGATCCTGAACATGGTCACCAAGCAGCACTTAAGCGTCATTACCCATGATGCCTCTACCGACGAACGGTTTGAAGAAGGCCTCTCGATCCGTCTCCACAACATCCGTTCCGCCATGTGTGCTCCGCTCTGGAGCCAGGACCGTGTCCTGGGTGCCGTGTACGTCGATTCTTCCATCAAGGCGGGGATGTTCACCGCCAAAGATCTGGATGTCCTCACGGCCCTGGCCAACTTTGCCGCTGTCGCTATCGAACAGAGCCTCCTCCAGGAAAAATTTGCGGAAGAGCAGAGAATCAAGGAAAAGCTGGCGAGGTACCACTCTCCGTCGATCGTGAATGCCGTAATCAGCGGGGACAAGCGCACCGGTTCCATGGCCGTGCCCTCCTCTTCCGTGGACATCTCGGTGCTCTTTGCCGACCTGGTCGGCTTCACAAGGACCGTTTCCGAGATGGATGCCGAGAAGCTCATTCCCTTTTTGAACGAGTTTTTTACCCTCTCCACCGAGGTGATCTTTCGGCATGACGGCACCCTGGATAAGTTCATTGGCGATGCCGTCATGGCCTTCTTCGGTGCCCCCGTTCCCAACCCCAACCACGCGGATACCGCCTGCGCCGCGGCCCTGGACCTGATGAGAACCTTTGACCAGTGGGCCGGGGATTGTGTAAAACGCGGCCTGCCGGAAGTGGGCCTCCGGATTGGAATTTCCAGCGGGCTGGCAATCGTGGGTGATGTGGGATCGGAAAAGCGTCTGGACTATACCGCCCTGGGACATACCGTCAATGTCGCTTCGCGGCTCGAAGAGACGGTGGCCCAGACGAATGAAATCGTAATCAGCGACATCACCGTCGGAAAGCTGACGGCATCCTTTCCACTGAAAGAGGCCGGGGAGGTCTCCGTCAAGGGCGTCAGCAAACCCATTAAGATCTATCGTCTCGTCTGGTAG
- a CDS encoding HD domain-containing protein, translating to MVLGKPGKSNFSFRGFVRFPSDPIIIVLIAFVYAASERVAQLEMFHLIPGVTLFYPTAAITILAFYFFGPMAALGIILGCIASPWSPGMPFLRGILKGLIHSTEGFLPFWVISRLGADARLYRHNTMSRFLILGLVGGTFLDAAFGNIYQLIRYNVVQPVNAPIPTHEIPLRFFAWWTSDLLAALCLALPLILIVRPFLTRIPETIRKNWFHPVHSVYFPRPLYQILLTRGEVLKVGIVMVFLFTGLFIAFPRVIIGTSWYLMLLAIPMLFLAFRGGLTAAVAGCTVSTFISYLHIFPRYDHDLGVVPIVNAVATLILLNILGFLTGFFTDGVRSRITISRRIQRYTESLMESRSQREVFSHLASALIDVLGLKSIVITGGGKTTRIPEDPVITGKEPTLDFLIPPSSLSCVKWDRDTISQRDDHMANNLVQQARIALKNQELTDDLQETISDLKLVFATTAHTLETLDMDVLLEKVFQTLRSHVDISIAKIYIYDTSARMLRLRSHSGIDADRIKLHALTPGQGIVGIAFLSEEVVYAPQVGEHPDYIAAVEGIASETAIPLRVEEGIIGVLDLQGYKADPFSARDLELLKTISANLAFAVHQSDLHGALSKAHELLQTTYFDTVETLCNAIEAKDNYTEGHVERTATFATELGISMGMKEDEVTTLRLGAMLHDIGKIGVPEAILQKPKRLDRGEREKMKEHTTIGVNILKNIEFIRLAIPIIQHHHEWFSGADGQENFGYPEGISGESIPLGARIVAVVDAFDAMTTSRPYRHALSWDEAAKRLVIEKGRQFDPEIVDAFIDILSTSYNYQPSTEVLQLMELPPLRGHMPEGYTYKEGPIPSFS from the coding sequence ATGGTATTGGGCAAGCCAGGAAAGTCCAACTTTTCTTTCAGGGGTTTCGTCCGATTTCCATCCGATCCCATCATTATCGTTCTGATCGCCTTTGTCTATGCTGCCTCGGAGAGAGTGGCCCAGCTGGAAATGTTCCACCTGATCCCGGGCGTCACCCTCTTTTATCCCACCGCAGCGATTACGATTTTAGCCTTCTATTTTTTCGGGCCCATGGCCGCCCTGGGAATCATTCTCGGCTGTATTGCCTCTCCCTGGTCACCTGGAATGCCCTTCCTGCGGGGGATCCTCAAGGGCCTGATCCATTCGACGGAGGGGTTTCTTCCCTTCTGGGTTATTTCCAGGCTCGGAGCCGATGCAAGACTTTACCGACACAACACGATGTCCCGGTTTCTGATTCTGGGTCTCGTGGGGGGCACCTTTCTCGATGCGGCCTTCGGAAATATCTACCAGCTGATCCGATACAACGTGGTTCAACCCGTAAATGCTCCCATCCCGACCCATGAGATCCCGTTACGGTTCTTTGCCTGGTGGACCTCGGACCTCCTGGCGGCCCTCTGCCTGGCCCTTCCCCTGATCCTGATTGTCCGCCCTTTTCTGACCCGAATTCCAGAAACGATTCGAAAGAACTGGTTCCATCCTGTACATTCCGTCTACTTTCCCCGCCCCCTCTATCAGATCCTGCTGACCAGGGGGGAGGTTCTGAAGGTGGGGATCGTGATGGTTTTTCTCTTTACCGGCCTTTTTATCGCCTTTCCCCGCGTGATAATCGGCACCTCCTGGTATCTCATGCTTCTGGCCATCCCCATGCTCTTTCTGGCCTTCCGTGGCGGACTGACCGCGGCCGTGGCAGGGTGCACGGTGTCGACCTTTATCTCCTACCTCCACATCTTTCCCCGCTACGACCATGACCTGGGGGTCGTCCCCATCGTCAATGCCGTCGCAACCCTGATCCTTCTGAATATCCTGGGGTTTTTGACGGGTTTCTTCACCGACGGGGTGCGCAGCCGGATCACGATCAGCCGGAGAATTCAGCGATATACCGAGTCGCTGATGGAGTCCCGAAGCCAGCGGGAAGTCTTCAGCCATCTGGCTTCCGCACTTATTGATGTCCTCGGTCTCAAGTCGATTGTCATCACCGGTGGAGGTAAGACAACCCGAATTCCTGAGGACCCTGTCATTACCGGGAAAGAACCAACCCTTGACTTCCTGATTCCTCCGTCAAGTCTTTCCTGCGTAAAGTGGGACCGGGACACGATCAGTCAGCGGGATGATCATATGGCCAACAATCTGGTTCAACAGGCTCGTATCGCCCTGAAAAACCAGGAGCTCACCGACGATCTCCAGGAGACGATCTCCGATCTGAAGCTTGTATTTGCCACGACGGCCCATACCCTGGAGACTCTGGATATGGACGTTCTCCTGGAAAAGGTTTTCCAGACTCTCCGATCCCACGTCGACATCTCCATCGCCAAAATCTACATCTATGATACCTCCGCCCGGATGCTGAGGCTTCGATCCCACTCGGGAATCGATGCCGATCGAATCAAACTTCACGCCCTGACTCCCGGCCAGGGAATTGTCGGGATCGCCTTTTTGTCAGAAGAAGTGGTCTACGCTCCCCAGGTGGGGGAACATCCGGATTACATTGCGGCCGTGGAGGGCATCGCCTCGGAGACCGCCATACCCCTGCGCGTTGAAGAGGGTATCATCGGCGTTCTTGACCTCCAGGGCTACAAGGCCGATCCCTTTTCCGCCCGGGATCTGGAACTTTTAAAAACGATTTCCGCCAACCTGGCCTTTGCCGTTCATCAGTCCGATCTGCACGGAGCCCTCTCCAAGGCCCATGAACTCCTTCAGACCACCTATTTCGATACCGTGGAAACCCTCTGCAATGCCATTGAAGCCAAGGACAACTACACGGAAGGTCACGTCGAGCGAACGGCAACCTTTGCCACGGAACTCGGGATCAGCATGGGAATGAAGGAGGATGAGGTCACAACACTTCGTCTCGGGGCCATGCTCCACGACATCGGAAAGATAGGGGTTCCGGAAGCCATCCTGCAGAAACCAAAACGTCTGGACCGGGGAGAGCGGGAGAAGATGAAGGAACATACGACCATCGGAGTTAACATCCTGAAGAACATCGAATTCATTCGTCTGGCGATTCCCATTATCCAGCACCACCACGAATGGTTCTCCGGTGCCGACGGACAGGAAAATTTCGGGTACCCGGAAGGTATCAGTGGTGAATCGATTCCCCTGGGCGCCAGGATCGTCGCTGTTGTGGACGCCTTTGATGCCATGACCACTTCCCGGCCTTACCGGCACGCCCTCTCCTGGGATGAAGCGGCCAAGCGACTCGTGATCGAAAAGGGCCGACAGTTCGACCCGGAAATTGTGGATGCCTTTATCGACATCCTTTCCACCTCCTACAACTACCAGCCATCCACCGAGGTACTTCAACTCATGGAACTCCCCCCCCTCCGCGGCCACATGCCGGAAGGGTATACCTACAAAGAAGGGCCCATCCCCTCTTTCAGCTGA
- a CDS encoding DMT family transporter translates to MGILLMLLASASFTTMSALVKAAGSSIPPVEMVFLRCVIASPIFYLFIRLRKRNPIIRAKKVLVWRTIFGLSAMAGFFYALTHMPLADTIFIGRSQPLILSLLAPLILGEHAPRSAWIAIGAGLCGVAVIMKPAMAWPIAAWVALGSAACSAMAHLLVRKLNATDTPMVIVFNFTVLSAILTSFVVIPTFVWPTPEQWIYVLGVAVFASFGQLLMTLAYQRDRAPVIASASYSSVILSVVYGYFFWDEIPHPLAWLGGALIVAGGLLLLKARWHASEPPSPAAT, encoded by the coding sequence GTGGGAATTCTCCTTATGCTTCTGGCCTCCGCGAGCTTCACCACCATGTCCGCGCTCGTCAAGGCGGCCGGATCTTCGATTCCGCCCGTAGAAATGGTCTTTCTCCGATGCGTGATCGCATCCCCGATCTTCTATCTTTTTATCCGGCTCCGCAAACGAAATCCCATCATCAGGGCAAAGAAAGTGCTGGTCTGGAGGACGATCTTCGGACTGTCCGCCATGGCCGGGTTCTTTTACGCCCTTACCCACATGCCCCTGGCGGACACGATCTTTATCGGCCGGTCCCAGCCCCTCATTCTCTCCCTTCTGGCGCCGCTGATCCTGGGGGAACACGCACCCCGGTCGGCGTGGATCGCCATCGGAGCCGGTCTCTGCGGTGTCGCCGTCATCATGAAGCCCGCCATGGCCTGGCCCATCGCCGCCTGGGTCGCCCTCGGATCGGCCGCATGCAGTGCGATGGCCCACCTTCTCGTCCGGAAGCTCAACGCCACAGACACCCCCATGGTGATCGTTTTCAATTTCACGGTGCTTTCCGCGATTCTGACCTCGTTCGTTGTCATTCCAACCTTTGTCTGGCCCACGCCCGAGCAGTGGATCTATGTTCTTGGAGTGGCCGTCTTCGCCAGCTTCGGCCAGCTTCTGATGACGCTCGCCTACCAGAGAGACCGCGCACCCGTCATCGCTTCCGCCAGCTACTCGTCGGTCATTCTCTCCGTCGTCTACGGATATTTCTTCTGGGATGAGATCCCCCATCCCCTGGCCTGGCTGGGAGGGGCCCTCATCGTTGCCGGTGGTCTCCTTCTCCTGAAGGCCCGCTGGCACGCCAGCGAACCCCCCTCCCCCGCGGCGACGTAA